In Vibrio sp. 10N, the following proteins share a genomic window:
- a CDS encoding ABC transporter permease translates to MFETIILMLDATLRVATPLILASLAGMFCERSGIVNIALEGKLLAAAFTGAATAHVTGSAWLGLFAGIGVSVLLALLHGFASITHRGDQVVSGMAINILAAGLTITLGRHWFQQGGQTPALSGDARFAPITFPGADAVADVPVLGLLYSELISGHSILVYMVVFIVPACWYLLFKTRFGLRLRAVGESPSAVDTAGISVVRMRYAAVAICGVLVGIGGVYLSVAQTAQFIPNMSAGKGYMALAALIFGKWRPFTAMGACLLFGFLDALAIRMQGVSIGEFPIPVQAIEAIPYVLTVFLLAGFIGKAVAPKAIGVPYTKERE, encoded by the coding sequence ATGTTTGAAACGATTATTCTCATGCTTGATGCCACGCTACGTGTGGCAACCCCGCTTATTCTTGCCTCGCTTGCAGGTATGTTTTGTGAACGCTCGGGCATCGTTAACATCGCTCTAGAAGGCAAACTTCTGGCGGCAGCATTTACTGGCGCTGCGACAGCACATGTCACAGGCTCCGCTTGGCTTGGTCTGTTTGCAGGTATTGGCGTATCGGTATTACTTGCCCTGCTCCATGGCTTTGCCTCGATCACCCACCGCGGTGATCAGGTGGTCAGTGGTATGGCAATCAACATCCTCGCGGCTGGCCTCACCATCACCCTTGGCCGTCACTGGTTCCAACAAGGTGGTCAGACACCAGCACTATCGGGCGACGCACGCTTTGCGCCTATCACCTTCCCGGGCGCAGATGCGGTAGCGGATGTGCCTGTGCTTGGTCTGCTTTACTCAGAGCTTATCAGTGGTCACTCAATCCTGGTTTACATGGTGGTCTTCATCGTCCCAGCGTGCTGGTACCTGCTGTTCAAGACTCGCTTTGGACTTCGTCTGCGCGCGGTAGGTGAATCGCCATCAGCCGTTGATACCGCAGGTATCTCAGTGGTTCGTATGCGCTACGCTGCAGTCGCTATTTGTGGCGTGCTAGTGGGTATCGGTGGCGTTTACTTATCCGTGGCACAAACGGCTCAGTTCATTCCAAACATGAGCGCAGGTAAGGGCTATATGGCTCTGGCGGCGCTTATCTTTGGTAAATGGCGTCCGTTTACGGCAATGGGTGCCTGTTTGCTGTTTGGCTTCTTGGATGCATTGGCGATTCGTATGCAGGGTGTGTCGATTGGCGAGTTCCCTATTCCAGTACAAGCCATTGAAGCCATACCATACGTGCTTACCGTATTCTTGCTGGCAGGGTTTATTGGTAAGGCGGTGGCGCCTAAGGCGATTGGGGTGCCTTATACTAAAGAGCGTGAGTAA
- a CDS encoding ABC transporter permease, translated as MSQAKVPAWVTVALLPAINVLVAFLVSALLFMYIDINPIDAAKVMWTGAFGYAEGFGYTMYYATGFIFTGLAVAVAFHAGLFNIGGEGQAYIGGLGVGLICLTLGEYAPWYIVFPVAIVVGGLFGAAWAFIPAYLQAKRGSHIVITTIMFNFIASSLMAYLLVDILKPETTMATESRVFAASSWLPKMHEILAVVGIEMSPSPMNLSFIFALLCCLFVWLLMWHSRWGYEIRSVGSNPSAANYAGIKYVKIIILTMLISGMLAGFFGLNVLQGELHQIKLNFVEGFGFTGIAVALMGRNHPVGVLLASLLFGFLYQGGAELSFEYGVDRNIVVVLQGLVILFSGALEHMFRPSLERTYLKLFGKKQAEQQAEKGVA; from the coding sequence ATGAGCCAAGCAAAAGTTCCAGCTTGGGTAACCGTGGCTCTGCTACCAGCGATTAACGTGTTGGTTGCATTCCTAGTGTCTGCCCTGCTGTTTATGTATATCGACATCAATCCCATTGATGCCGCAAAAGTGATGTGGACGGGCGCCTTTGGTTATGCCGAAGGTTTTGGCTACACCATGTATTACGCCACAGGTTTTATCTTTACCGGTCTTGCTGTTGCCGTCGCGTTTCACGCGGGTTTGTTTAACATCGGTGGTGAAGGTCAGGCTTACATTGGCGGTCTCGGTGTGGGGCTTATCTGTCTTACCCTTGGCGAGTATGCCCCTTGGTATATTGTTTTCCCAGTAGCGATTGTTGTCGGCGGCTTATTTGGCGCAGCGTGGGCGTTTATCCCTGCTTATCTGCAAGCCAAACGCGGCTCTCACATCGTTATCACCACCATCATGTTCAACTTTATCGCCTCATCGCTGATGGCGTACTTGTTGGTCGATATCCTCAAACCAGAAACCACGATGGCGACGGAAAGCCGTGTCTTTGCGGCTTCAAGCTGGCTGCCAAAGATGCATGAAATCCTCGCGGTCGTTGGGATTGAGATGTCGCCAAGCCCAATGAACCTAAGCTTTATCTTTGCTCTGCTGTGCTGTCTGTTCGTGTGGCTACTGATGTGGCACTCACGCTGGGGTTATGAGATCCGCTCTGTGGGCTCTAACCCTTCAGCTGCCAACTACGCAGGCATCAAGTATGTGAAGATCATCATCTTGACCATGCTTATCTCGGGCATGCTGGCTGGCTTCTTTGGCCTCAACGTGCTTCAAGGTGAGCTACACCAAATCAAGCTGAACTTCGTTGAAGGCTTTGGCTTTACCGGTATCGCCGTTGCACTGATGGGTCGTAACCACCCAGTGGGTGTACTGCTGGCAAGCTTATTGTTCGGCTTCCTATACCAAGGTGGTGCGGAGTTGAGCTTTGAGTACGGTGTTGACCGAAACATCGTTGTGGTGCTGCAAGGTTTGGTGATCCTATTCTCTGGCGCTCTTGAGCACATGTTCCGCCCTTCTCTAGAGAGAACTTACCTCAAACTGTTCGGCAAAAAACAAGCTGAGCAACAAGCAGAGAAAGGAGTCGCTTGA
- a CDS encoding ABC transporter ATP-binding protein yields MTHGQPIAIELKQIDKRFGAVHANKYIDLKVPQGTIHGIIGENGAGKSTLMSIIYGFYHADAGEMTVNGKRYKPANSQEAIKAGIGMVHQHFMLVETFTVLENIVLGAEDGWKLQESLGKAKKKLKALAEDYGLEVPLDAVVGELPVGLQQRVEILKALYRGAKILILDEPTGVLTPQEADHLFKILDKLRQQGTTIMIITHKLREVLAITDNISVMRQGAMVEHVVTADTNKEQLAELMVGRKVRLKVDKSEATPKKELIKVDNLQYFDDAGVERVKSVSFGVRQGEVVGIAGVSGNGQSEILALLSGIIQPYSGSIDINGSHIDKHTVLDPQQVRAIGVGHIPEDRHKQGLINKFEAQEAYILGYHHLPQYNKGLLQDKQAIKESCQASMDKWDVRPNDTTLKTANFSGGNQQKLVIAREMEQNPDVLLVGQPTRGVDIGAIEYIHQQIIAARDADKAVLLVSVELDEILSLSDRILVVFDGAIVGEVSIKDADEKTLGLMMANIMPDHLKLAAANQPQGESA; encoded by the coding sequence GTGACACATGGACAACCTATTGCCATCGAACTCAAGCAGATCGATAAGCGATTTGGCGCGGTGCACGCCAACAAATATATCGACCTGAAGGTTCCTCAAGGCACGATTCACGGCATCATTGGTGAAAATGGTGCAGGCAAGTCCACTCTTATGAGTATTATTTACGGTTTTTACCACGCAGATGCAGGCGAGATGACTGTCAATGGCAAACGTTATAAGCCAGCGAACTCGCAAGAAGCCATTAAGGCCGGCATCGGCATGGTGCACCAACACTTTATGTTGGTAGAGACTTTTACCGTACTCGAGAACATTGTTCTCGGCGCTGAAGATGGATGGAAGCTACAAGAAAGTCTTGGCAAAGCGAAGAAGAAACTCAAAGCACTGGCCGAAGATTATGGCCTGGAAGTCCCTTTAGACGCCGTTGTTGGCGAGCTTCCTGTTGGTCTTCAGCAGCGAGTGGAGATCTTAAAAGCGCTTTATCGCGGTGCGAAGATCTTGATCCTCGATGAGCCAACGGGTGTTCTAACACCTCAAGAAGCAGATCACCTATTTAAGATCCTCGACAAACTTCGTCAGCAAGGCACCACCATTATGATCATCACGCACAAACTGCGTGAAGTATTGGCGATCACCGATAACATCTCCGTCATGCGCCAAGGGGCGATGGTGGAACATGTGGTCACCGCAGACACCAATAAAGAGCAACTGGCTGAGCTGATGGTAGGACGCAAAGTTCGCCTCAAAGTCGATAAGTCAGAGGCCACTCCAAAGAAAGAACTGATTAAAGTCGACAACTTACAGTATTTCGATGACGCAGGCGTCGAGCGCGTGAAAAGCGTGAGTTTTGGCGTGCGCCAAGGTGAAGTGGTCGGTATTGCCGGCGTATCGGGCAATGGTCAATCCGAAATTCTCGCCCTGCTTTCCGGTATCATCCAGCCTTATTCTGGCAGCATCGACATCAACGGCAGCCACATTGATAAGCACACCGTACTTGATCCGCAGCAGGTTCGCGCGATTGGCGTCGGTCATATTCCTGAAGATCGCCACAAGCAAGGGCTTATCAACAAGTTCGAGGCGCAGGAAGCCTATATCCTCGGCTATCACCACCTGCCGCAATACAACAAAGGTCTTCTGCAAGACAAGCAGGCCATCAAAGAGAGTTGTCAAGCGAGCATGGATAAATGGGATGTGCGCCCTAACGACACGACTCTGAAAACCGCCAACTTCTCCGGTGGTAACCAGCAAAAACTGGTGATTGCCCGTGAAATGGAACAAAACCCGGATGTACTTTTGGTTGGGCAGCCTACTCGTGGTGTTGATATCGGCGCCATAGAGTACATCCACCAGCAGATCATCGCTGCGCGTGATGCCGATAAAGCGGTGCTGTTAGTCTCTGTTGAGCTTGATGAAATCTTGAGTCTTTCTGACCGAATTCTTGTCGTGTTCGATGGCGCGATTGTCGGCGAAGTCTCGATTAAAGATGCCGACGAGAAAACCTTAGGTCTTATGATGGCAAACATTATGCCTGACCACCTTAAACTGGCAGCCGCCAACCAGCCACAAGGAGAAAGTGCATGA
- the prfC gene encoding peptide chain release factor 3, protein MSNPQFQQEVSKRRTFAIISHPDAGKTTITEKVLLFGNAIQKAGTVKGRGSAQHAKSDWMEMEKERGISVTTSVMQFPYNDCLVNLLDTPGHEDFSEDTYRTLTAVDSCLMVIDAAKGVEDRTRKLMEVTRLRDTPIVTFMNKLDRDVRDPMEVLDEVESELGMMCAPISWPIGCGKEFKGVYHIHRDETILYESGHGHEIQEVRIIKGLDNPDLDEAVGADLAESVREELELVMGACPEFDLESFLKGELTPVYFGTALGNFGVDHMLDGLTKWAPAPQTRQANERDVEATEEKFSGFVFKIQANMDPKHRDRIAFMRIVSGTYKQGMKMNHVRTGKNVSISDAVTFMAGDRARAENAYAGDIIGLHNHGTIQIGDTFTQGESLKFAGIPNFAPELFRRIRLKDPLKQKQLLKGLVQLSEEGAVQVFRPLQNNDLIVGAVGVLQFDVVVARLKSEYNVEAIYESVNVATARWIECDDDKKLEEFKRKNQTNLALDGGDNLSYVAPTMVNLNLAQERFPDIKFRATREH, encoded by the coding sequence ATGTCAAATCCTCAATTTCAGCAAGAAGTTTCTAAGCGCAGAACTTTTGCGATCATCTCTCACCCGGATGCGGGTAAAACCACCATTACTGAAAAAGTACTGTTATTCGGAAACGCAATTCAGAAAGCAGGCACAGTAAAAGGCCGTGGCAGTGCACAGCACGCGAAATCGGACTGGATGGAAATGGAAAAAGAGCGTGGTATCTCGGTAACAACTTCCGTGATGCAGTTCCCATACAACGACTGCTTGGTTAACCTTCTCGATACCCCAGGACACGAAGACTTCTCGGAAGATACCTATCGTACACTGACGGCGGTTGACTCTTGCTTGATGGTTATCGACGCTGCAAAAGGTGTCGAGGATCGTACTCGTAAATTGATGGAAGTTACCCGTCTTCGCGATACGCCTATCGTTACCTTCATGAACAAACTCGACCGTGACGTTCGCGATCCAATGGAAGTATTGGACGAAGTAGAAAGCGAACTTGGCATGATGTGTGCGCCAATCTCTTGGCCAATTGGTTGTGGTAAAGAGTTTAAGGGTGTGTATCACATCCACCGTGACGAAACGATTCTTTATGAATCAGGTCATGGTCATGAAATCCAAGAAGTACGTATCATCAAAGGTCTTGATAACCCAGATCTTGATGAAGCAGTAGGCGCTGATCTTGCAGAAAGCGTGCGTGAAGAGCTTGAGCTCGTAATGGGTGCATGCCCTGAGTTTGACCTTGAGTCATTCCTAAAAGGTGAGCTGACACCCGTTTACTTCGGTACCGCACTTGGTAACTTCGGTGTTGACCACATGCTAGACGGTCTGACTAAGTGGGCTCCAGCGCCGCAAACTCGCCAAGCGAACGAACGCGACGTTGAAGCGACAGAAGAGAAGTTCTCTGGCTTCGTGTTCAAGATTCAAGCAAACATGGATCCGAAACACCGCGACCGTATCGCCTTCATGCGTATCGTATCGGGTACCTACAAGCAAGGTATGAAGATGAACCACGTTCGTACCGGTAAAAACGTCAGCATCTCTGACGCAGTCACCTTTATGGCGGGTGACCGTGCGCGCGCAGAAAATGCGTACGCGGGTGACATTATCGGCCTTCACAACCACGGTACCATCCAGATTGGTGACACCTTCACTCAAGGTGAATCTCTGAAGTTCGCGGGTATTCCAAACTTCGCACCGGAGCTGTTCCGTCGCATCCGCCTAAAAGACCCATTGAAGCAGAAGCAGCTACTGAAAGGTCTGGTTCAGCTATCTGAAGAGGGTGCAGTACAGGTATTCCGTCCACTACAGAACAACGACTTGATCGTTGGTGCGGTGGGTGTACTTCAGTTTGATGTGGTTGTTGCGCGTCTGAAATCCGAGTACAACGTTGAAGCTATTTATGAGAGCGTTAACGTTGCGACTGCACGTTGGATTGAGTGTGACGACGATAAGAAGCTAGAAGAGTTTAAGCGCAAGAACCAAACCAACCTAGCGTTGGATGGTGGCGACAACCTAAGTTATGTTGCACCGACTATGGTGAACCTGAACTTAGCGCAGGAACGCTTCCCAGATATTAAGTTCCGCGCGACGCGTGAGCATTAA
- a CDS encoding MFS transporter, with protein sequence MKTFKPWYIAQMSIGVVQWVGIALLLTPLIIERTGSGALMGSVMSLIGLFGISAPLIGWLADKYGIHRQMQKVALFSHLLSLVLLYFAQTETYTYLLVGLSIGVGTVSLLVLNPTFVLNSTPEKEQARSLSRLFQFQFLGIVIAGTLLGAVSLLGWSNEQKLLMLMALVCISIITVFVSPPPKVQVSAMDEATQSDSAAEHSNKKNITAFVLFLATVFVSMFTSSNLMETGPLVIKEVFNVDLGHSAFGLAGSAVLTMLLLEPAGRLAEKSSPYLIWMVALGCYAVTAIGLWLAIGTNVPNLLPILLIVLLMQAISWFDMVIPAIADELSPSTPALTQGILMFAMAFGFGVGTFIAGQLIDMGGFVSVVDYCAASIIITMILALATLLFKRK encoded by the coding sequence ATGAAAACCTTCAAACCTTGGTACATCGCTCAGATGTCAATTGGTGTTGTGCAATGGGTAGGCATTGCTTTGTTGCTCACGCCACTCATTATCGAACGTACTGGCAGTGGCGCGCTCATGGGCAGTGTCATGTCATTGATTGGTCTATTTGGCATCAGTGCCCCTCTCATTGGTTGGCTTGCTGACAAATATGGCATTCACCGTCAGATGCAGAAAGTTGCCCTTTTTTCACACCTGCTATCCTTGGTACTGCTTTATTTCGCGCAAACTGAAACCTATACCTATCTACTTGTCGGTCTCAGTATTGGGGTAGGTACTGTTTCATTGTTAGTTCTCAACCCAACGTTTGTTCTCAATTCAACACCAGAAAAAGAGCAGGCACGCAGCCTTAGCCGACTGTTCCAGTTTCAATTTTTAGGTATTGTCATTGCAGGAACCCTGCTGGGTGCAGTGAGCCTACTAGGTTGGAGTAACGAGCAAAAACTTCTCATGCTAATGGCGCTGGTGTGTATCTCAATCATCACTGTGTTTGTCTCACCGCCACCCAAAGTGCAAGTATCTGCGATGGACGAAGCGACTCAAAGTGATTCAGCGGCAGAGCACTCGAATAAGAAAAACATCACGGCGTTTGTGCTTTTTCTTGCGACTGTGTTCGTCTCAATGTTCACATCAAGCAACTTAATGGAAACAGGCCCTCTAGTTATTAAAGAGGTCTTTAACGTCGATCTTGGACATTCAGCGTTTGGGCTCGCAGGCTCCGCGGTCCTGACCATGTTACTGCTCGAGCCTGCGGGGCGATTAGCAGAAAAAAGCAGCCCATATCTAATTTGGATGGTCGCACTGGGTTGCTACGCTGTGACGGCTATTGGCCTCTGGCTGGCTATTGGCACCAATGTTCCTAACTTATTGCCTATCTTACTCATCGTGCTGCTGATGCAAGCTATTTCATGGTTCGATATGGTGATTCCGGCGATTGCCGATGAGCTGAGCCCTAGCACTCCAGCGCTCACACAGGGCATTCTGATGTTTGCTATGGCATTTGGCTTTGGGGTTGGTACTTTTATCGCTGGGCAGCTGATTGATATGGGTGGCTTTGTCTCGGTCGTAGACTACTGCGCCGCAAGTATCATCATCACTATGATTTTGGCACTGGCGACACTGTTGTTTAAGCGTAAATAG